GTCAACAGCAGTTGGAACGGAACATTCAAATTACCTTTAATTTTTGCATTGAGAGAAATTAAAAGTTTATTCAAGGCGACAGAAGACACTGCGGTTATCACCTGATCAGATTCCACATATTTCTGATGATAAATATATGTAGTATCCTGGCCACTTCCTGTAGTTACTTCAATACCTCTGCGAAGATAAACGCCATCCCATGGATTTTTATATTTTACAGCATAAAGAACATAATTCTTGGGGACAGTTACCCAATCAGATGCAACGAAAGGATTAGGAGAGGTCAAATAGCTTTTCCCCAATAATATAGAATCCGCATTGGCAACTTTTGTTATTTTCATGGGAATAACATAGTTGTTTGACAGAGCAAGGGGATCAGCAAAAAAAGCATCAGTCAGTTGCACTTTTACACCGCCCATAAATGATCCCGAAGGGATCACAATCTGGTTAGCAGAAGTAGAAGGACTGACAGGGATCAATTGATAATAGTTTGATGGCAATGGACGTACTTTCGCACCGGTTGCATTTCCAAAAGTAAGGTTTTTGCAAAGTGTGGTATCTACCTGTACATCTAAAATACGATTGACATCATTACTATAAACCCCGCCCATTGTAGCATAAATCATGCATTGATGTGCTGTATCAAGCGAGTTGTCAAATACATAATCCGTTCCGAGTATAATCGACCTTACGGGAGATTGATACGGGAAATAGACCGTAGTATAGTCAAAATTAGGAAATTCTATTTTTTCATTTGAGCAAGAAGTCAAAACCGAAAAAATAATCAACAACAAATAAATAATCTTTTTCATCTTATCAAATATTATAGTTAAGTAT
The sequence above is drawn from the Bacteroidota bacterium genome and encodes:
- a CDS encoding DUF5627 domain-containing protein; amino-acid sequence: MKKIIYLLLIIFSVLTSCSNEKIEFPNFDYTTVYFPYQSPVRSIILGTDYVFDNSLDTAHQCMIYATMGGVYSNDVNRILDVQVDTTLCKNLTFGNATGAKVRPLPSNYYQLIPVSPSTSANQIVIPSGSFMGGVKVQLTDAFFADPLALSNNYVIPMKITKVANADSILLGKSYLTSPNPFVASDWVTVPKNYVLYAVKYKNPWDGVYLRRGIEVTTGSGQDTTYIYHQKYVESDQVITAVSSVALNKLLISLNAKIKGNLNVPFQLLLTFDNNGNCTITNPATATYTVAGTGEYKKKCDMFGNNVQRDALHLNYTVNFGSTFHTMKDTLVLRDRVDKSETFSPFYNK